The following are from one region of the Ruficoccus sp. ZRK36 genome:
- a CDS encoding AraC family transcriptional regulator, which translates to MRFLSCQSWPKRYPCTYEAWTYSQRPLNNPHKQDFFEFFWIESGEGIHLYKGHERRMETGYFALIRDDDWHDFSAADADGKLSLINFAFRPDIWHRVRDNFWPGKPRFFDRERIEDREFQIGPEDRERVRQMGLDLAAGRWSETNATAFLMGVLAVLANQLSHRKQRSPAPEWLIRAERGIQSWPRFAGGVPELVRLAGRSHEHVCRDCRRYLGTTPSQLVNRARLKWASMQLETTAQQIVDIAAECGFDNLGHFYKLFRETYGTTPRQYRLRAGIPHHTRD; encoded by the coding sequence ATGCGTTTTTTATCATGCCAGAGTTGGCCGAAACGGTATCCCTGTACATACGAAGCATGGACCTACTCGCAAAGACCCCTTAACAACCCCCACAAACAGGACTTTTTTGAGTTTTTCTGGATCGAAAGCGGCGAGGGCATACACTTATACAAAGGGCATGAAAGACGGATGGAAACAGGCTACTTTGCTTTGATCCGAGACGATGACTGGCACGATTTCTCAGCGGCGGATGCGGACGGTAAACTCAGCCTGATCAACTTCGCCTTTCGGCCCGATATCTGGCACCGGGTCAGGGATAACTTCTGGCCCGGGAAACCACGTTTCTTTGACCGCGAAAGAATCGAAGACCGCGAATTCCAGATCGGCCCTGAGGACCGGGAACGCGTCCGGCAGATGGGGCTCGATCTGGCGGCCGGGCGCTGGAGCGAGACCAATGCAACCGCGTTCCTGATGGGGGTGCTCGCCGTGCTTGCCAACCAACTCAGCCACCGGAAACAACGCTCCCCTGCCCCGGAGTGGCTCATCCGGGCCGAGCGCGGCATCCAGTCCTGGCCGCGCTTCGCCGGGGGTGTGCCCGAGCTTGTGCGGCTGGCCGGTCGCAGCCATGAGCATGTCTGCCGGGACTGTCGGCGCTATCTGGGGACGACTCCGAGCCAACTCGTCAACCGCGCCCGCCTCAAATGGGCCTCCATGCAGCTTGAAACAACGGCCCAGCAGATCGTCGATATCGCCGCTGAGTGCGGTTTCGATAACCTCGGGCACTTCTATAAGCTCTTTCGCGAGACTTACGGCACGACACCGCGCCAATACCGCCTGAGGGCCGGTATCCCGCATCACACCAGGGATTAG
- a CDS encoding glycoside hydrolase family 38 C-terminal domain-containing protein has product MFPKTQLPQLIPNRLGNCLDRLKSAIWQDECLVSVAASEPSPTQLPLAEGKQLQLTPVEPCSSWGKLFDQRWCRVTLNKPADANTWLHWIDQGEATLYVDDEPYYGFNVAHRYCRLPEGVKVLWVQSSCIQSAIWHPEAKPMKAGSLFEKAFIARRDDEAWGAYHDLKCLFDLALDQRRRENPQAPEGLVGIGFQPLLERHTPVLRLMFRGMAEAVDAHDREGPAALRCVLAGLYKQLRDDKVFSRCVLTGHAHIDLVWIWPERMGELKAVNTFATANRLMQEYPEYKFAYSQPASYEAVARREPSLYAQVLQRIREGQWQATGAMYVESDTNLACGEALARSFLLGQQGFSAINGNRSRLTWLPDVFGYSACLPQIMAQTGVDYFFTTKLKWNAVNRFPYSSFVWRGNDGSEVLAHVTPEAGYNGDVSVGGVVGPMLTHQQADVHQEYLLPTGYGDGGGGPTDEMMERARRLGNLPGMPAMEWDHPESFFERMESVKSELPVHQGECYLEYHRGTYTTHGNLKAAFRGLERALQLAEAVSAATGQRWDLEHAWKRLVFAQFHDYIPGSSVWDVYLEGVPELEALAEDQRAKAADALNVEDGELCVFNPHAITVKKWIKPTAKKKPVYVTLPPLSGSCIDNVMTAEPESVHVKGKTVSNGLASFRVNASGWIDRLEWEGVAVPLSGPLGQLTLHPDRAARYDAWDIDRHVLALGEVCKAKPTLEPFADGPQRAGVRVSRPVGDKSTATVSFILEAGSPLLHIEVELDWQEPEHLLKLHFPTEYAAAQARFGIPYGSVLRAQQPGSMGAEAMWEVPFSRYLAVFDEGEREGLFVVSESTYGVSVRSGSVGVSLVRSPRVNGFDPEHASPWPHHLSRLEVPGPYSDIGRHAIHLAIGRYDSTLPRERQPASLADTLYTPPVVYTGKEISPVIKALEGGDSLVPCWVKPVENSGWILRLHEVGGRRGELNVRLADGWKLERTTIEEGAFSSCGDTLRFKPYEVVSLCVVRE; this is encoded by the coding sequence ATGTTCCCTAAAACCCAACTCCCCCAACTGATCCCCAATCGCCTCGGTAACTGCCTGGACCGGCTCAAAAGTGCCATCTGGCAAGACGAATGCCTCGTGTCTGTGGCAGCCTCCGAGCCATCCCCAACCCAGCTCCCGCTCGCCGAGGGAAAACAGCTCCAACTCACACCGGTCGAGCCCTGCTCATCCTGGGGGAAACTTTTTGACCAGCGTTGGTGCAGAGTCACGCTCAACAAGCCCGCTGATGCCAACACCTGGCTGCACTGGATCGATCAGGGTGAGGCCACTCTCTACGTCGATGACGAGCCGTACTATGGCTTCAATGTCGCGCACCGTTACTGCCGCCTGCCCGAGGGTGTAAAGGTGCTCTGGGTGCAGTCGAGCTGCATCCAGAGCGCGATCTGGCACCCGGAGGCCAAGCCCATGAAGGCGGGCAGTTTGTTTGAAAAGGCCTTTATCGCTCGCCGTGACGATGAGGCCTGGGGAGCCTACCATGATTTGAAGTGCCTCTTTGACCTGGCTCTCGACCAGCGCCGCCGGGAAAACCCGCAGGCACCCGAGGGGCTGGTTGGGATCGGCTTTCAGCCGCTGCTTGAGCGTCACACCCCGGTGCTGCGCCTGATGTTTCGGGGCATGGCAGAGGCTGTGGATGCGCACGACCGCGAGGGCCCCGCCGCGTTACGCTGTGTATTGGCCGGCCTCTACAAGCAACTGCGGGATGACAAGGTCTTCTCCCGCTGTGTCCTGACGGGCCACGCGCATATCGACCTGGTCTGGATCTGGCCCGAGCGCATGGGCGAGCTGAAAGCCGTCAACACCTTCGCCACCGCTAACCGGCTCATGCAGGAGTACCCCGAGTACAAATTTGCCTACAGCCAGCCCGCCAGCTATGAGGCTGTCGCCCGTCGCGAGCCGAGTCTCTACGCGCAGGTGCTGCAGCGTATCCGCGAGGGTCAGTGGCAGGCAACGGGCGCCATGTATGTGGAATCCGATACAAACCTCGCCTGTGGCGAGGCGCTCGCGCGCAGCTTCCTGCTCGGGCAGCAGGGCTTCTCGGCCATCAATGGAAATCGCTCTCGCCTGACCTGGCTGCCCGATGTCTTCGGCTACTCGGCCTGTCTGCCGCAGATCATGGCGCAAACTGGCGTGGACTACTTTTTCACCACCAAGCTGAAATGGAACGCCGTCAACCGCTTCCCCTACAGCAGTTTCGTCTGGCGCGGCAACGATGGCTCCGAAGTCCTAGCCCACGTCACGCCGGAGGCTGGCTATAACGGCGATGTCAGTGTCGGCGGTGTCGTCGGCCCCATGCTGACCCATCAGCAGGCGGATGTGCATCAGGAGTACCTCCTGCCCACCGGCTACGGTGACGGCGGTGGCGGCCCCACCGACGAGATGATGGAGCGTGCCCGCCGGTTGGGAAATCTTCCCGGCATGCCTGCTATGGAGTGGGACCATCCAGAGTCGTTTTTCGAGCGCATGGAGTCCGTCAAATCAGAGCTGCCCGTCCATCAGGGCGAGTGCTATCTGGAGTATCATCGCGGTACCTACACGACCCACGGAAACCTCAAGGCTGCCTTTCGCGGGCTCGAGCGTGCCCTCCAGCTGGCCGAGGCCGTGTCTGCCGCCACCGGCCAGCGCTGGGATCTGGAGCACGCCTGGAAGCGACTCGTCTTCGCGCAGTTCCACGACTACATCCCCGGCAGCTCTGTTTGGGACGTCTACCTGGAGGGGGTGCCCGAACTCGAAGCGCTCGCTGAGGATCAACGGGCCAAGGCGGCGGATGCGCTCAACGTTGAGGATGGCGAGCTCTGTGTGTTTAACCCGCACGCCATCACGGTTAAAAAGTGGATCAAACCGACCGCTAAAAAGAAGCCCGTCTATGTGACGCTACCTCCGCTCAGTGGATCGTGTATCGATAATGTCATGACAGCCGAGCCCGAGTCTGTACACGTTAAGGGAAAGACCGTCTCCAACGGACTGGCTTCATTTCGCGTCAACGCCTCCGGCTGGATTGACCGGCTGGAGTGGGAGGGTGTGGCCGTGCCCCTGAGCGGCCCGCTCGGGCAGCTCACGCTTCACCCAGACCGAGCCGCCCGTTATGATGCCTGGGACATCGACCGCCATGTCCTGGCTCTCGGTGAAGTCTGCAAGGCCAAGCCCACGCTCGAACCTTTCGCGGACGGTCCCCAGCGGGCCGGTGTACGTGTAAGCCGCCCCGTGGGTGATAAAAGCACCGCCACGGTGAGCTTCATCCTTGAGGCAGGAAGCCCGCTCCTCCACATCGAGGTCGAGCTCGACTGGCAGGAGCCGGAGCACTTGCTCAAGTTGCATTTCCCGACCGAGTATGCCGCCGCTCAGGCACGCTTTGGCATCCCCTACGGCAGTGTGTTGCGGGCCCAGCAGCCCGGCTCGATGGGCGCTGAGGCCATGTGGGAGGTTCCCTTTAGCCGGTATCTCGCGGTCTTCGACGAAGGCGAGCGCGAGGGGCTCTTTGTCGTCAGCGAGTCAACGTACGGGGTCAGCGTGCGCTCGGGTAGCGTCGGCGTCAGCCTGGTGCGTAGCCCCCGTGTCAACGGTTTTGACCCCGAGCATGCTTCCCCCTGGCCGCATCATCTGAGCCGGCTGGAGGTGCCTGGTCCATATAGCGATATCGGTCGCCATGCCATTCACTTGGCCATCGGTCGCTATGACAGCACGCTCCCACGCGAACGCCAGCCCGCCAGTCTGGCCGACACGCTTTACACGCCTCCGGTTGTGTACACGGGGAAGGAAATCTCCCCAGTGATCAAAGCGCTGGAGGGCGGAGACTCACTCGTGCCGTGTTGGGTGAAACCAGTGGAAAACAGTGGCTGGATACTGCGCCTGCATGAGGTCGGCGGACGCCGCGGCGAGTTAAACGTCCGCCTCGCCGACGGTTGGAAGCTCGAGCGCACAACGATCGAGGAGGGCGCCTTCAGCTCCTGCGGCGATACCCTACGCTTCAAGCCGTATGAGGTTGTTAGCCTCTGTGTGGTGCGCGAGTAG
- a CDS encoding site-specific integrase — translation MRDSIGKSEIIRSLKTSDYQKASRRYQVYEIEANNLIDSARRKKKQQSQSEQSPIPSLSTEEIQCMVLQWFHELERASEKERDEYIDEDSEIQGNIIDGLQADIAALSDEIGPRSRDKYHSDIGQEETDKLLEQNNVFLSRDSDTYMLLKKQVVRGLIENYERTIRSLGHRGFHPLYEYFRNVDEVTPPPESVRNHKPKSKVTVLALLERYMQEKETSPRTRLQYESHAERFAEYIGQDKSVAEITRDDFVKYRDLLKQVPSNAAKHFPGSTYQQIVQTKKAKELSKLHPRTINKNFETLSMLFRHACEWGWVVRNNAQKLQLSLDSTKITQNGNSFSTDQLTTIFSAPLYTGCIDDERNYSRVGPRVVKRARYWIPLISLYSGMRLNEICQLYLDDLKELDGIHYIMIRKTNDDGLPLADKRLKSKAAIREVPVHPELLELGFIDYVQEQAKKKSTRLFPELRYKNNGYSDDFQKWFNRFLRSVGVKKKAREICFHSFRHTFRDALREAEVFSEHYKRICGWTESDSTASEYGRGVAIATLYRQISKAQYPALDLSHLKR, via the coding sequence GTGCGTGATTCTATTGGCAAGAGCGAGATCATCCGTTCCCTAAAGACTTCAGACTATCAGAAAGCTTCGCGCAGGTACCAAGTCTACGAGATTGAAGCCAATAACCTGATTGATAGCGCACGGCGTAAGAAAAAGCAGCAAAGCCAGTCTGAACAAAGCCCTATTCCTTCGCTGTCGACTGAGGAAATCCAGTGTATGGTGCTGCAATGGTTCCACGAGCTAGAACGAGCATCCGAGAAAGAAAGAGATGAATACATAGACGAGGACTCTGAGATTCAGGGGAATATCATTGATGGCCTACAGGCAGACATCGCTGCACTGTCTGATGAAATAGGCCCAAGGAGTAGAGACAAGTACCACTCAGACATTGGGCAAGAGGAAACCGATAAGCTGCTTGAGCAAAATAATGTATTCCTCTCCCGAGACTCGGACACGTATATGCTTCTTAAAAAACAGGTTGTGCGTGGGTTGATTGAAAATTATGAACGTACGATACGGAGCCTTGGTCATCGAGGATTTCATCCTTTGTATGAGTATTTTCGAAATGTAGACGAAGTAACTCCTCCCCCGGAAAGTGTCAGAAATCATAAGCCCAAGAGTAAGGTGACGGTTCTGGCCCTTCTCGAACGCTATATGCAGGAAAAAGAAACCTCACCGCGAACTCGTTTGCAGTATGAGTCACATGCAGAACGATTTGCCGAATATATAGGACAAGACAAGTCCGTTGCTGAAATCACACGAGACGATTTCGTGAAGTACCGCGATCTACTGAAGCAGGTTCCCTCCAATGCCGCTAAGCATTTCCCCGGCTCGACCTATCAGCAGATCGTCCAAACAAAGAAAGCCAAGGAGCTGTCTAAGCTACATCCGCGTACAATCAACAAGAACTTTGAGACCCTTTCCATGCTTTTTAGACATGCCTGTGAATGGGGATGGGTAGTTCGGAACAACGCCCAGAAGTTACAGCTATCATTGGACTCTACTAAAATTACGCAGAATGGGAATTCATTTTCTACCGATCAGCTTACCACCATCTTTTCAGCGCCCCTCTATACTGGCTGCATAGATGATGAGAGGAATTATTCGAGGGTAGGCCCGAGAGTTGTCAAACGAGCCCGATATTGGATTCCCCTAATATCGCTTTATTCGGGGATGCGACTGAACGAGATATGCCAGCTCTACCTAGATGATTTAAAGGAATTGGATGGTATTCACTACATCATGATTCGAAAAACCAATGATGACGGATTGCCTCTTGCGGATAAACGATTGAAGAGTAAGGCAGCTATACGTGAGGTTCCCGTGCATCCCGAATTGCTGGAGCTTGGATTCATCGATTATGTGCAAGAACAGGCAAAGAAAAAGAGCACGCGCTTGTTTCCGGAACTAAGGTACAAGAATAACGGTTACTCCGATGATTTTCAGAAGTGGTTCAATCGCTTTTTGAGGTCAGTAGGGGTAAAGAAGAAAGCACGGGAGATCTGCTTTCATTCCTTCCGCCATACATTCAGGGATGCCTTGCGTGAGGCTGAAGTATTTTCCGAGCATTACAAAAGGATCTGTGGATGGACGGAATCTGACAGCACGGCCAGCGAATATGGTAGGGGTGTTGCTATTGCCACTCTTTACCGACAAATTTCAAAGGCGCAGTATCCGGCCCTCGACCTCAGCCACTTAAAACGGTGA
- a CDS encoding recombinase family protein codes for MNYIAYYRVSTARQGVSGLGLEAQQEAVARYLSTAGGVALDSFVEVESGKKKNRVELGRAIAACKKHKAILIIAKLDRLARNVHFISGLMEGGVEFVAVDNPHANRLMLHMLAAFAEHEREQISKRTKEALAAAKARGVRLGRNGTKLASENRRRASDFAKAILPSIQEIKGRGIDSLSSIARELNDMGIHTREGGQWHPMSVSRVLRHA; via the coding sequence ATGAACTACATCGCCTACTACAGAGTCTCGACGGCGCGGCAGGGAGTGAGCGGACTCGGACTTGAGGCACAGCAGGAGGCAGTAGCCCGCTACTTGAGCACAGCGGGCGGCGTTGCGCTTGATTCCTTCGTCGAGGTCGAATCCGGCAAGAAAAAGAACCGTGTTGAGTTGGGGCGAGCTATTGCCGCCTGCAAAAAGCACAAGGCGATCCTGATTATCGCCAAACTCGACCGCTTGGCCCGCAATGTTCACTTCATCTCCGGCCTGATGGAGGGCGGGGTGGAGTTTGTTGCAGTCGATAATCCGCACGCAAACCGCCTTATGCTGCACATGCTGGCTGCTTTTGCCGAGCATGAGCGGGAGCAGATCAGCAAACGCACCAAGGAAGCCCTCGCCGCCGCCAAGGCTCGGGGCGTTCGGCTTGGCAGGAACGGAACAAAGCTGGCTTCTGAGAATAGGCGTAGAGCAAGCGACTTCGCCAAGGCTATACTTCCATCCATTCAGGAAATAAAAGGCCGGGGAATTGATTCTCTAAGCTCTATCGCAAGGGAATTAAACGACATGGGCATCCATACCCGCGAGGGTGGGCAGTGGCACCCCATGAGCGTCTCCAGAGTCCTGCGT
- a CDS encoding helix-turn-helix transcriptional regulator, with protein sequence MGQQPKRRRFRNVVGKQIASARSARGLTQEAFAAKLQIAGLDGLEKTGISKIEHQVRSVQDYELHIIAHILKVPIESLFPPLGETKDSLPDLKEGYQS encoded by the coding sequence GTGGGGCAACAACCAAAACGTCGGCGTTTTCGCAATGTAGTAGGCAAACAGATAGCATCGGCTCGTTCCGCTCGCGGACTGACTCAGGAAGCCTTTGCCGCCAAACTGCAAATTGCTGGTCTAGACGGACTGGAAAAAACCGGCATATCCAAGATAGAGCATCAGGTAAGGTCTGTGCAGGATTACGAATTGCACATCATCGCCCATATCCTGAAAGTACCCATCGAAAGCTTGTTCCCGCCATTAGGGGAAACTAAAGACTCCCTCCCCGACCTGAAAGAGGGGTACCAGAGCTAA